Within bacterium, the genomic segment CATCAGCATTGTAAATTGCAACCTGTGTTGTCTTTCGTTTAAGCTGCACTGTAATTTTCGATGTGCTTTTTCCATCTGCAACAATAATATTCGGGTCAGCCTGAACAGTCTTCTGAACTGCTGCAAAAGTAACCTGTTTGGAATAATTAACCCCATCCACATAAATACTGACATTTGCAGTCCGGTCATTCTCAGTACTCGCAACAGGTTTAATATATGATATTGCAAGTCCTGATGAATTTGTGTATGCAACAGAATCCATACTGCTTAATGAAGTAGAGAATTTAACTTTTATTCCGGAAACCGCACTTCCGGAAGCATCTCTGACTTCAGCAGTTATCATGCATTTATCAACGCCGTTTGCAAGCGGATTTTCCGGGCTTGCAGTTATTCCCACGGAATATGTGGATTTTGTAAAATTAACGAGAACCGTATCAAGAAGTGTACCCCCGTATCTGCCTATGACCTGAGCTGTCCCCACCTTTTTTTCACTCGTAAGATTAACCTCTGCAACTCCGCTGCTGTTTGTTGCTGCGGATGCAGGAATACTGCCGAGAGTGGTTCCGAACCTTACTTCTCCGTCAGGCACTGCAATATTGGTAGATGTTTCTTTAAGGCGGGCTTTTATAGTTGTTGAACTGCTGCCATCAGCAAGGATTGAAGCTGATGAACTCTCCATAACAAATGTAACTCCGCGTAATCCAAGTACATTTGAAGTGGCAAGAGTATCCCATTTTGCAGAAATAACCGCAGTTGTATCATTTTTCCTCGCAGGGCTCGTATAAACCGCTTTAATGATTCCCTGATCATCTGTTGTTCCTGAATAAGATATACTGCCCACAGATGGAGTAATTACTACATTTTCACCAGCTACCGGTTTAGCAGAATCACCGAGCACAACAACTTTTATTATTGTTGTGTCTATACCGTTTGCGAGTATGCTCGGCCTTGTGCTTGTGAGCTGAATTTGCGCTTCAAAACGCGAAATTATATTAACTTCCACAGATGCAGCAGCTTTTCCATAAGATGCCGATACTCTCGCTGTACCTGTTTCATTTCCTGCAAAAAGCCGGACCTCTGCCCAGCCGCTTGTATCTGTAACCGCGCTTACTGCGGAAAGTGTACCGAGGTTTGTGGAAAAATTAATTTTCTTTTTTGAAAGAGGATTTCCCGAATCGTCTAAAAGGCGGATCCGTACAGTGCTGACGCTTGTACCAACAGCAATACTGGACGGTAATGCCTGCATATCTATAAGTACAGCAGCACCCTCGCCTATTGAACTTGTAGGGTCAATAGGGCTTTTGGGGGTACAGGAAAGCAGGAACATTACTCCTGTGCCAATCAGCGCTGTAATTACAAAAAACAGAGCAGTTCGATTCAGTTTTGACATGAGACTCCCTCCATGTGAGCCTCCCTTGAGAGGATTAGGCTCGCTTTTCTATGTTTTTTTCTGCTTCTTTTTCACTGTTTTTCCTCTCTTTGTCAAGAACAATTACCCCTTGAAAGACAATTGTTATTCTGCTTGCTGATTTTTCCTCTACCTTTAACGTAACCTCATTTACCCTCAAAATAAAAGGCAAATGAGGAATATCATCTAAAAACTTTGTAAAATCTGTAAACCTCCCCTGAAGCTGAATAGCCAGCGGCAGCTCCACAACAGAACTTTGAGAATCCTTAAAAATAGCAAGGCTTGGATAATTTGGTGTTATTGACACAAGAGATATATCATACTTTTTCACAATTCTTTCAATCTCTCTTCCAAGGTCAAGTAAATTCTCTGCAGGATAGAACCGTTTTTTTCCTCTTTTAAGCCTTGCTTCAAGGCTGTCAACAAGAGTATTCACTGACATAAGTTCCTGCTCGGAAATCTTCGCCTTTTCCCTTTTTTCAAGTACTTCTATTTTGTGTTTAAGCTGCGACCCTTGCTTACTCAGCGGCATATAGGAAAACACGGCCCATATTAAAAACAGGACAACTGTTACAGATGGTATAAGTATAAGCTTTTTATTCACAAATTTCTCCTGTTATTCCTTCAAATAAGCGCTGATCTCAAACATGTAACTTTTATCTTCTTCGGAAGTTTCCTCATGCCCTACTGTTACTTCGCTGAAAAATCCCGACTTTTCAAGTTCAACCACAAATTTGGCAAGATAAATACCTGCGTCATTAGGAGGATTTTTTGTCCATCCCGCCATTTTAAGGACCGTCTTAGGCTTCTCAGTCTCCGCATTCTTCTTTTTGGCCGCTCTAACGCGTCTTGATGCCTGCGGTTTCACCGCCTCCTTGCCGAAATCCATATATATTAATTTTAAATGATCAGGAATTATATTTGAAACAAGCCGTAAAATATCAATTACTGTACTATCCTGGCTTGATTTTGTTATTAAATCATTAAGCTGTCCGCTTAGAAGTGCCTGCCTTTTTTTAAGCCTTGCAAATTCATCTCCTCTGCTTGGCGCTTTTCTTATTCTCGCTTCAATTTCAGCAACATTTCTTCCAAGCTTAACATTGTGATTTTTTACTGAATTTGAGATAAGCAGCAAGACAATCATCAGGCCGCCTGCT encodes:
- the pilO gene encoding type 4a pilus biogenesis protein PilO translates to MNKKLILIPSVTVVLFLIWAVFSYMPLSKQGSQLKHKIEVLEKREKAKISEQELMSVNTLVDSLEARLKRGKKRFYPAENLLDLGREIERIVKKYDISLVSITPNYPSLAIFKDSQSSVVELPLAIQLQGRFTDFTKFLDDIPHLPFILRVNEVTLKVEEKSASRITIVFQGVIVLDKERKNSEKEAEKNIEKRA
- a CDS encoding Ig-like domain-containing protein, encoding MSKLNRTALFFVITALIGTGVMFLLSCTPKSPIDPTSSIGEGAAVLIDMQALPSSIAVGTSVSTVRIRLLDDSGNPLSKKKINFSTNLGTLSAVSAVTDTSGWAEVRLFAGNETGTARVSASYGKAAASVEVNIISRFEAQIQLTSTRPSILANGIDTTIIKVVVLGDSAKPVAGENVVITPSVGSISYSGTTDDQGIIKAVYTSPARKNDTTAVISAKWDTLATSNVLGLRGVTFVMESSSASILADGSSSTTIKARLKETSTNIAVPDGEVRFGTTLGSIPASAATNSSGVAEVNLTSEKKVGTAQVIGRYGGTLLDTVLVNFTKSTYSVGITASPENPLANGVDKCMITAEVRDASGSAVSGIKVKFSTSLSSMDSVAYTNSSGLAISYIKPVASTENDRTANVSIYVDGVNYSKQVTFAAVQKTVQADPNIIVADGKSTSKITVQLKRKTTQVAIYNADVVFATDKGTIENSAKTDSKGVAEATLKSDNAIGVAHVVVHYGNLPPDTTLITFTGEASGY